One window of Trifolium pratense cultivar HEN17-A07 linkage group LG5, ARS_RC_1.1, whole genome shotgun sequence genomic DNA carries:
- the LOC123885780 gene encoding aspartyl protease family protein 2-like: MENKAQNIFLFSLFFTFISIRFITSYPLEFQTHSPLLHSLPHPPTLSWPESKSTEPDPENSSTLYLHHIDALSFNKTPQQLFNLRLQRDTARVKTFTSLASSLNQTRPGKSGSGSSVSSSVVSGLALGSGEYFTRIGVGTPPRYVYMILDTGSDIVWLQCAPCENCYSQTDPVFDPKKSSSYAGISCLSPLCRRLDSPGCKGKRVCQYEVSYGDGSFTVGDFSTEMLTFGRTGVPRVAIGCGHDNEGLFNGSAGLFGLGRGGLSFTIQTAYRFKQKFSYCFVDRFVSNKPSSIVFGDSAIPRTVLFTPLIKNLKLPTFYYVELLGISVGGLPVRGISASLFRFDKTGDGGVIIDSGTSVTRLTRLAYVPLRNAFRIGTRHLKQGPVDELFDTCYDLAGIKELKIPTVVLHFRGADMNLPSGNLLVPVNTDKRTYCFAFAGTMSKLSIIGNIQQQGFRVTYDLAGSRVGFSPQGCV; encoded by the coding sequence ATGGAAAACAAAGCACAaaacatttttctcttttccttaTTCTTCACATTCATATCTATCCGCTTCATTACCTCGTACCCACTTGAATTCCAAACCCACTCACCACTTCTCCACTCTCTCCCCCACCCACCAACACTCTCATGGCCCGAATCCAAATCCACTGAACCCGACCCGGAAAATTCCTCCACCCTCTACCTCCATCACATAGATGCTCTCTCTTTCAACAAAACCCCACAACAACTCTTCAACCTTAGACTCCAAAGAGACACTGCAAGAGTCAAAACCTTCACCTCATTAGCCTCATCTTTAAACCAAACCCGACCCGGTAAATCCGGATCCGGGTCGAGTGTAAGTAGCTCTGTAGTTTCAGGTTTAGCTTTAGGGAGTGGTGAGTATTTTACACGCATAGGAGTTGGAACACCACCAAGATATGTTTACATGATTCTTGATACTGGAAGTGATATTGTTTGGCTTCAATGTGCACCTTGTGAGAATTGTTACTCACAAaccgacccggtttttgacccgaaGAAATCAAGTTCTTATGCTGGAATTTCGTGTTTGTCTCCTCTGTGCCGCCGGTTGGACTCACCGGGATGTAAGGGGAAAAGAGTTTGTCAGTATGAAGTCTCCTACGGTGATGGATCATTCACCGTGGGAGACTTCTCAACTGAAATGTTGACGTTTGGGAGAACCGGAGTTCCACGTGTGGCTATTGGTTGTGGTCATGATAATGAGGGACTCTTTAATGGCTCGGCCGGTTTATTTGGTTTAGGTCGTGGTGGTTTATCTTTTACTATCCAAACTGCATACCGGTTCAAACAAAAATTCTCTTATTGTTTTGTGGACCGGTTTGTTTCGAATAAACCATCTTCTATTGTTTTTGGTGACTCAGCCATTCCGCGAACCGTGTTGTTCACTCCTTTGATTAAAAATCTTAAATTACCCACTTTTTACTACGTTGAACTTCTAGGAATCAGTGTAGGTGGGCTGCCTGTTCGTGGCATTTCAGCTTCACTGTTTCGGTTCGACAAAACAGGAGATGGGGGTGTAATTATTGACTCTGGAACTTCAGTGACGCGACTCACTCGTCTTGCTTATGTGCCACTTAGAAATGCTTTTCGAATTGGGACCAGACATTTGAAACAAGGACCCGTGGACGAGCTTTTTGACACGTGTTATGATTTAGCAGGGATTAAGGAGTTGAAGATTCCGACTGTGGTGCTTCATTTTCGAGGTGCTGATATGAATTTGCCATCGGGGAATTTACTAGTTCCGGTGAACACAGACAAAAGAACTTATTGTTTTGCTTTTGCCGGAACGATGAGTAAGTTGTCTATTATAGGGAATATACAACAACAAGGGTTTCGGGTTACCTATGATTTGGCGGGTTCTCGGGTCGGATTTTCGCCGCAAGGGTGTGTGTGA